One genomic region from Magallana gigas chromosome 3, xbMagGiga1.1, whole genome shotgun sequence encodes:
- the LOC109618097 gene encoding polycystin-1-like protein 2, whose translation MPLISKIYLAVTLWWVCLHVYVISCPCYNGGTCKNYICTCSIGFYGTRCQKNSIVSLFTTVSTKSFTLSEAESYMEKAHEMIFDHINKNFELEKSIFYLACIGTSVVTEMDEISTNIHDEDLLPLSKEMAKSISYVISVLDIVGCQSYVAIYRCTKKREECTYLIERSEANLVKITNLYLESNRGEGNLITFDERTDDPVLSFTVIKTTGRDAPMFYESRYGSLTLPFWETFQDSVGSKMIAINVLSYKNNPYKYFSSEEIRSSVVKTVITDIKGDELKLYDLEDDLTATMDLSQLLSSSTSTWTDMKQNEMEWNFAAYTNLSVEAMVVDINLKSMYDCTLYGLYGWRKYPTTLNYDIKVVTRGNAKIVTQAPWNLPISYKDNRLQLTIYNERFISGGYLLPLLMALSCQDDDFSRKSQTHQFRILEIKSYRLKDAKWTVNKQAKVHKVEGTNVTIKSSLFGTFAANSLLLPPNSIDFEDVFDNFAVKIMTTPHVLIVVCFILLFSIPASVLLRRADREDHYRWQYLPLVDNKEKDGYEYFVSVNTAVRSSRTLTSNCFFKLKGEEKDTGNRVLNDGCRKNFTRGTCCNFLLKTNYLGPLQNITVWHDNLGRSPDWLLSKIVIVDALEQEKYIFVCEEWLSLTRENCKTWVELSPLTSEAVPINLMLSENSRRGLFDDHLWFSLSLRPNASKFTRVQRLWCIVALLFLSMVASAMWFDGNPSISTEDTNQMRMVQIGPFTLSYRMLYVGLMSSLLMFVPSFAIVFIFNNRSLRKSNKLKTIYQQHKVYDRKWLLPWWMVFVAYCSICLSIMCGGFFTFLYSLEFGSGTTNDWFLAFIMGTLQDIILLQPCKVFVTAIGLSCLYSSSLNRIGATDGAVFYEYELAKRKIITKIKIYPCPKRAERREIWERKRRFVLDSQLVLFLQSWMFIASYMALLAIISSHNNITDSFWQNQQMKTAINSSFKANTTEDIFYWLDKFFVPAMWPKYLLNGSVKKNYDQRFMTDEYSYRVLLTQMRQVRRMDKCSQNIPGLMGPVESLCSSELYSLEETTANFCKGWSPDDGTCFDPSEVIDNGYRFKSSSKLNTLPYFGVFSLYGGGGYVLDIGPKQSLVTYYLTQLKAINWMDVYTRALFIDSYVFNANTRLLTRLKVVFEISEYGSIVMTTNPYSFNILPYVSTWDYIVLACQLLFIVALILRIFEFIKNIMKFRLGALKKFVTWLRCTEICLSISSIVCFILRIDRSLQGLADTSNYLGSPVSFENAILYDQVYQQTLAAVMFIVWLDMLKPLTFNSHLHILYFSLTKGRKEMLSFMLFFLIAISAFASYLHITDGYVVYDFRSPITSLLTMLQILLAMISVRKHPELSSLHSQIVISVFAFVMTFVFINFFISMLNCYFSNGKESLTKSGDFCQELNEHFWKRVNQLFSKIWKSLTYHIAQSPDVNYRKKTNREMDIIECKQIMLHLITELQSVVRTRLNCLIIQSAETIQCRFYDEQDKGFKFIIRTPACASGLIRDLICCECNIMLYLARLPREHPVTFSKMFELQRTKSTCPQGIYSIEMPLQPFEMYKCALCSFDQGQNWSTVFPVKVDSACRWSFSQLPSHFTFAL comes from the exons ATGCCGTTGATATCGAAAATCTATC TGGCGGTGACTTTGTGGTGGGTGTGCCTTCACGTGTACGTTATATCTTGTCCTTGTTACAATGGAGGTACCTGCAAGAACTACATATGTACCTGTTCGATCGGATTCTATGGGACACGTTGTCAAAAAA attCAATTGTGTCACTTTTTACTACGGTCTCCACCAAATCTTTCACGCTCTCCGAAGCAGAGAGTTATATGGAGAAAGCCCATGAGATGATATTTGATCACATTAACAAAAACTTTGAACTGGAAAAGTCGATA TTTTACTTGGCCTGTATTGGAACTTCGgttgtgactgaaatggatGAAATATCTACAAATATTCATGACGAGGATCTTTTACCACTATCAAAAG AGATGGCTAAAAGCATTAGTTACGTAATATCCGTGTTGGACATCGTTGGATGCCAATCATACGTAGCTATTTATCGATGCACAAAAAAGAGAGAAGAG TGTACATATCTCATCGAGAGAAGCGAGGCAAATCTAGTGAAAATAACTAACTTGTACCTTGAGTCAAATCGCGGAGAAGGAAACCTGATAACGTTTGATGAACGTACGGATGATCCGGTTCTGTCCTTTACCGTGATTAAAACAACCGGGCGTGACGCACCAATGTTCTATGAGAGTCGATACGGTTCACTTACATTACCGTTCTGGGAAACCTTCCAGGATAGTGTTGGGAGCAAAATGATTGCCATCAAT GTTTTGTCCTACAAAAACAACCCATATAAGTACTTCAGTTCTGAAGAAATACGTTCCTCTGTTGTGAAAACTGTAATAACTGACATAAAAGGAgatgaattaaaattatatgaCCTGGAGGACGACTTAACTGCAACTATGGACCTTAGTCAG CTATTATCTTCAAGTACAAGTACTTGGACAGATATGAAGCAGAACGAGATGGAATGGAATTTTGCTGCATACACCAACTTGTCAGTCGAGGCAATGGTTGTTGATATCAACCTTAAATCCATGTATGATTGTACGTTGTACGGTTTATATGGCTGGAGAAAATATCCCACAACTCTAAATTATGACATTAAGGTGGTCACAAGGGGGAATGCCAAGATCGTCACCCAGGCCCCCTGGAATTTACCCATCAGCTACAAAGATAACAGACTGCAACTCACCATCTACAACGAAAGGTTCATATCTGGAGGATATCTGTTACCGTTATTAATGGCGTTATCCTGCCAGG ATGACGATTTTTCACGTAAATCAC AAACTCATCAATTTAGAATACTCGAGATCAAGTCATACCGTCTAAAAGATGCCAAATGGACTGTCAACAAACAAGCTAAG gtACACAAAGTTGAAGGAACAAACGTGACCATTAAAAGTTCTCTATTCGGGACATTTGCCGCCAACTCCCTGCTATTGCCTCCCAATTCTATAGACTTTGAGGACGTTTTTGACAACTTTGCAGTGAAAATAATGACAACACCACATGTGTTGATAGTTGTGTGCTTTATCTTATTATTCTCAATTCCAGCTTCTGTGTTACTACGTAGAGCAGATAGAGAAGACCATTATAGG tGGCAATATCTTCCTCTTGTGGACAACAAGGAAAAGGACGGTTACGAATATTTCGTATCAGTCAACACGGCAGTGCGATCCTCACGTACTCTAacatcaaattgtttttttaaactgaaaggTGAAGAAAAGGATACCGGGAACAGGGTACTAAATGATGGCTGTCGAAAG aacttcacGCGCGGGACTTGctgtaattttcttttgaagaCAAATTATTTAGGACCACTTCAAAATATCACTGTTTGGCATGACAACCTTGGAAGATCGCCTGATTGGTTATTGTCTAAAATAGTAATTGTGGATGCACTGGAGCAGGAAAA GTACATATTTGTATGTGAAGAATGGTTGTCACTTACTCGCGAAAATTGTAAAACGTGGGTTGAATTATCACCGCTAACCTCAGAAGCTGTTCCTATAAATCTAATGTTAAGTGAAAATAGCCGTCGAGGTCTCTTCGACGATCACCTATGGTTTTCACTCTCATTAAGACCAAATGCAAGCAAATTTACACGTGTTCAGAGACTGTGGTGTATCGTTGCTCTATTGTTTTTATCCATGGTGGCATCAGCAATGTGGTTCGACGGCAACCCGTCTATCTCAACAGAGGACACCAACCAGATGCGGATGGTGCAAATTGGTCCCTTTACACTAAGCTATCGAATGCTTTACGTGGGACTGATGTCTTCATTGCTGATGTTTGTACCgtcatttgcaattgttttcattttcaacaaCAGATCTCTACGTAAATCAAACAAGCTTAAAACAATCTATCAACAACACAAGGTTTACGACCGAAAATGGTTACTGCCCTGGTGGATGGTTTTTGTGGCGTATTGTTCAATCTGTCTGTCCATTATGTGCGGTGGATTTTTCACGTTTCTTTATTCGTTGGAGTTTGGTTCTGGAACAACAAATGATTGGTTTCTAGCATTCATAATGGGAACCCTACAAGACATCATATTGCTACAACCGTGTAAA GTTTTTGTGACAGCTATAGGACTGAGTTGTCTATACTCTTCATCATTGAATCGTATCGGTGCTACAGACGGCGCTGTGTTTTATGAATACG aacTTGCGAAAAGGAAAATcattacaaaaatcaaaatatatcccTGTCCAAAAAGAGCAGAACGGAGAGAGATTTGGGAAAGAAAGCGACGTTTTGTACTAGATAGTCAACTCGTGTTATTTCTTCAGTCATGGATGTTTATTGCAAGCTACATGGCTTTGCTTGCAATTATATCTAGCCACAATAATATCACCGATTCCTTTTGGcaaaatcaacaaatgaaaACAGCTATTAATTCTTCGTTTAAg GCTAATACGACGGAAGATATATTCTATTGGTTAGATAAATTCTTTGTACCTGCCATGTGGCCAAAGTACTTATTAAATGGCAGTGTGAAAAAAAACTACGATCAACGATTTATGACGGACGAATATAGTTACAGAGTATTACTTACACAGATGAGACAAGTTCGAAGAATGG acaaatGCAGTCAGAATATACCTGGATTGATGGGTCCAGTAGAATCACTGTGTTCATCTGAACTCTACAGTCTTGAGGAAACGACGGCTAATTTTTGCAAAG GATGGAGTCCCGATGATGGTACATGCTTCGATCCTAGTGAAGTAATTGATAATGGATACAGATTTAAGTCTTCTTCCAAACTCAACACTCTGCCATATTTTGGTGTCTTTTCTTTATATGGAGGAGGGGGCTACGTATTGGACATAGGACCGAAACAATCGTTAGTTACGTACTATCTGACACAACTTAAGGCAATAAATTGGATGGATGTGTACACAAGGGCACTGTTTATCGATTCCTACGTCTTCAACGCTAATACAAGGCTTCTGACTCGCCTAAAAGTGGTGTTCGAAATATCGGAGTACGGTTCCATAGTAATGACAACCAACCCGTACTCATTCAATATCCTTCCATATGTTTCGACTTGGGATTACATTGTGTTAGCATGTCAACTACTTTTTATTGTTGCCTTAATCCTAAGAATATTTGAATTCATCAAAAACATCATGAAATTTCGCCTTGGCGCGTTAAAAAAGTTTGTCACCTGGTTGAGGTGTACAGAAATCTGTTTATCTATATCTTCGATTGTGTGCTTTATTTTGCGGATTGATCGAAGTCTTCAGGGTTTGGCGGATACTTCAAACTATTTAG GATCTCCCGTATCCTTTGAGAACGCCATCTTGTATGACCAAGTCTATCAGCAAACCCTGGCGGCTGTAATGTTTATCGTGTGGCTGGATATGCTAAAACCTCTCACATTCAATAGCCACCTTCATATTCTCTACTTCTCTCTCACAAAGGGAAGAAAAGAAATGTTGTCATTCATGCTGTTTTTCCTCATTGCGATATCAGCGTTTGCTTCCTATCTGCATATAACTGATGGATATGTAGTATACGACTTTCGAAGTCCTATCACATCACTTTTAACAATGCTGCAGATTTTATTAGCCATGATTTCTGTGAGGAAACATCCAGAACTATCTTCTCTTCATTCTCAAATTGTCATTTCAGTGTTTGCATTCGTTATGACTTTTGTGTTTATAAACTTTTTCATTTCTATGCTGAATTGTTACTTTTCTAATGGAAAAGAAAGCCTTACAAAGTCTGGTGACTTCTGTCAAGaattaaatgaacatttttggaaAAGAGTCAACCAACTTTTCAGTAAAATATGGAAAAGTCTGACATATCATATTGCGCAGTCCCCAG ACGTAAACTATCGTAAg AAAACTAATCGGGAGATGGATATCATTGAATGCAAACAGATCATGCTCCATCTGATAACAGAGTTACAGAGCGTCGTGAGGACGCGTCTGAATTGTCTCATCATTCAGAGTGCTGAAACAATTCAATGCag